One Ornithinicoccus hortensis genomic window, ACCCGCCTGGGCATCCCGACCGGGCTCACCCTGGCCTTCGTCGGCGCGATCGCCGGCTACGGCGCCGCCTCGGGCACCGGCATCGCCTGGCACTCGGTCCTGATCGTGCTGGGCATGATGGCCCTCGCCCCGGTCCTGGGCGGCCTGCTCGCCGCGTTCGTGATCGCCGTCTTCGCCCGCCGGCTGCGCTCGCGCCACGTCAGCCGCAGCCTGGGCCGGGTGCACGCCCTGTCCTTCCCCGCCCTGGCCGTGGGCTACGGCGCCAGCGACGGGCAGAAGATGCTGGCGATCAGCGCGGTGGCCCTGGGCCTGACCGGGCAGGGTGCCTCCGGCTCGGTGGCGGCCCCAACCCTCCTCCTGGTCGCCCTGGGGGTGCTGTTCACCCTCGGCAGCGCGGCCGGCTACCGCAGCATGTCGCGCCGGCTCGGCCAGGGCGTGCTGCCCGTCCGCCCCGTGTATGCCGTCACCTCCGAGGTCGCCACGGCGGCGGCGCTGCTGGGGTCGGCCGGGGTCGGCACCCCGGTCGGGGTCGCGCAGACGCTGACCGGCTCGCTGATCGGCGCGGGCGCCAGCCAGGGCCTGGGCCGGGTCCGCTGGCCCCAGGTCTCCACCATCGTGGTCGCCTGGGTCGTCACGCTGCCGCTCACCTTCGGGATCGCGGCGGCCGTGGCCGGAGGCCTCCGGGCCGGGGGTGCGCTGTGAAGCTGCTCTCCCGCATCTCCCGGGCGCTGAACCGCCGTCCCGACGCCCCGCTGGTCACCCTGTTGCGGGAGCAGGTGGCCTCGGCCATCGACGGGGTGGAGGTGGCCCGGGCCGCGGTCGCGGGGTCCGCCCCGCTGGACGATGCCCGGTCCGAGATGGCCCGGGTGGAGCACGAGGGCGACCGGCGCCGCTCGGCGGCGGTCACCCGGCTCGCCTCGGCCTTCGCCAACCCGATCGACCGGGAGGACCTGTTCCGGCTGTCCCGCTCGATCGACGACATCCTGGACAACCTGCAGGACTACGTCCGCGAGCTGGCGCTCTTCGACATCTCCCCCGGTCCGGGGCAGGACGAGATGCTGGTCGCCATCGGGGAGGGCCTGTCCGACCTGGACACCGCGATCTCGGCGATCGCCCACGACCCGCTGCAGATCCGGACCCGGTCGCTGGCGGTGCGCAAGAACGAGGTGCGCCGGCTCTACCAGGAGTCCGTGGCCCGGACGCTGAGCGGCCCGATCGACGCCGCGGCGCTGAAGAACCGCGAGCTGCTGCGCCGCCTCGACGTGGTCGGGCTCCGGCTGGGCGAGGCGGCCGACGCGCTGGCCGACGGCGCGGTGAAACGCAGCCACTGACCCGATCCAGACCCAGACACGCCCACACACAGACCAGACAGCAGACGACGTTGGGAGCGACCGCATGACGACAGGCCACGGGGCCGGGACCCCACCGGAGCACCGCATGCACCCGGACCGGCCGGTGGTGCGCGCCGAGGTGCTGACCCAGGGCAACCTGGCGCCCTACCACGGGCTCTCGGCCGGGCCTCCGGAGCCGCACATCGTGCGCACCGACCTCACCGGCGGGACGCCGTCCGGGACGCCGCGCAGCCTGTGGCACGTGGCGCACCTGACCGACGTGCAGCTGATCGACGCCCAGTCCCCCTCCCGGTTGGAGGCGGTGCACGAGCTCGGCATACGGCCCGAGACGACCCTGATGCTGCCGATGCAGCGTCCCCAGGAGCTGCTCGCGGCCCACGCGACCGAGCTGCTCGTGCGGCGGCTCAACGAGCACCCGGGATCGGCCGTGACCGGCGCGCCGCTGCAGGCCGTGGTGACCACCGGCGACAACGTCGACAACATGCAGCAGAACGAGGTGCAGGCCTTCCTGCGGCTGTTCAGCGGCGGCACCGTCGACCTGGACTCCGGCGGGCCGGCCTACCAGGGCTACCAGGACGGCAGCGTCGACTGGGCCTGGGCACCGGAGGACCCGGACAACCGGTGGGGTCGGGCGCACGGCTTCCCCGTCGTGCCGGGCCTGCTGTCCCGTGCGCTGCAGCCGCTGGAGGCCAGCGGCCTGGAGATCCCCTGGCTCACCTGCTTCGGCAACCACGACGGCCTGATCCAGGGGCGGGTGCCGGCCACGCCCGAGCTGGTCGACATCACGCTCGGCCACCGCAAGGTCACCGCGGTGCGGGCCGAAGATGTCGCCGACTTCACCGGCGACCCGATGCCCGCCTTCCGGGAGCTGCGCCGCGAGGTGGACCCCGACCCACGGCGGCGCCCGGTGAGCCGGGCCGAGTACGTCGCGGCGCACTGGGACCGGGGCCTGCCCGACGGGCACGGCTTCACCGACCAGAACCTGGCCGACGGCACCGCCTACTACGCCTACCAGGGCTTCGAGGGGATCCGGCTGCTGGTGCTCGACAGCACCAACCCGGCCGGCGTCTTCGAGGGCAGCCTGGACCGGGAGCAGTTCGCCTGGCTGGGCGAGCAGCTGCGGGCGGCCACCGCGGCGGACGAGCTGGTCGTCGTCGCCTCCCACCACCCGCGCAGTTCGATGACCAACGACCTGCTGGCACCGGGGGCGGACCAGGAGACCGAGGCCCGGGTGCTCGGTGAGGAGGTCGGCGAGCTGCTGCTGGCCCACCCCCACGTCATCGCCTGGTTCAGCGGGCACATCCACCGCAACCGGATCACCGCCCACACCGGGCCCGGGGGCGGCGGCTACTGGGAGATCAGCACCTCCTCGGTGATGGACTGGCCGACGCAGGGCCGGCTGGTCGAGCTGCTCGACCACGGGGACGGGCTGCTCTCGCTCCGGCTGACCATCCTGGACCACGAGGGGCCGCTGCGCCCGTCCTCGGTGGAGACCGTCGAGGACCTGGCCGGGTGGCACCGGGCCCTGGCCGCCAACGACCCGCACGGGGTCGGCGGGTTCGAGGCTCACGGCAGCGCCGTGGACCGCAACGTCGAGCTGCTGCTGCGCGACCCGCGAGGGCGTGCCTAGTGCGGCGGTGCGGTGGAGCCGCGCACCACCAGCGTCACCGGCTGCACGTAGTCGCCGGACCGGGCGTGCGGCCGCAGCCGCTCGGTGATCGCCCGGCCCAGCGCGAACCGGT contains:
- a CDS encoding TIGR03767 family metallophosphoesterase; this encodes MTTGHGAGTPPEHRMHPDRPVVRAEVLTQGNLAPYHGLSAGPPEPHIVRTDLTGGTPSGTPRSLWHVAHLTDVQLIDAQSPSRLEAVHELGIRPETTLMLPMQRPQELLAAHATELLVRRLNEHPGSAVTGAPLQAVVTTGDNVDNMQQNEVQAFLRLFSGGTVDLDSGGPAYQGYQDGSVDWAWAPEDPDNRWGRAHGFPVVPGLLSRALQPLEASGLEIPWLTCFGNHDGLIQGRVPATPELVDITLGHRKVTAVRAEDVADFTGDPMPAFRELRREVDPDPRRRPVSRAEYVAAHWDRGLPDGHGFTDQNLADGTAYYAYQGFEGIRLLVLDSTNPAGVFEGSLDREQFAWLGEQLRAATAADELVVVASHHPRSSMTNDLLAPGADQETEARVLGEEVGELLLAHPHVIAWFSGHIHRNRITAHTGPGGGGYWEISTSSVMDWPTQGRLVELLDHGDGLLSLRLTILDHEGPLRPSSVETVEDLAGWHRALAANDPHGVGGFEAHGSAVDRNVELLLRDPRGRA
- a CDS encoding DUF47 domain-containing protein, whose translation is MKLLSRISRALNRRPDAPLVTLLREQVASAIDGVEVARAAVAGSAPLDDARSEMARVEHEGDRRRSAAVTRLASAFANPIDREDLFRLSRSIDDILDNLQDYVRELALFDISPGPGQDEMLVAIGEGLSDLDTAISAIAHDPLQIRTRSLAVRKNEVRRLYQESVARTLSGPIDAAALKNRELLRRLDVVGLRLGEAADALADGAVKRSH
- a CDS encoding inorganic phosphate transporter translates to MNWALLAAAVAFALVNGANTGATMLAATITLDSIGHVLGLLLLGLGVALGPVLVGTGVAARFAGEMVPWEGEGSETGMLVAVLVSLLVVLGLTRLGIPTGLTLAFVGAIAGYGAASGTGIAWHSVLIVLGMMALAPVLGGLLAAFVIAVFARRLRSRHVSRSLGRVHALSFPALAVGYGASDGQKMLAISAVALGLTGQGASGSVAAPTLLLVALGVLFTLGSAAGYRSMSRRLGQGVLPVRPVYAVTSEVATAAALLGSAGVGTPVGVAQTLTGSLIGAGASQGLGRVRWPQVSTIVVAWVVTLPLTFGIAAAVAGGLRAGGAL